The following nucleotide sequence is from Candidatus Caldatribacterium sp..
GTATCCAGAAAACAGCGCCGGTCGCATCATGAACCCCCGGGTGGTGGACCTTAAGGAGTACTACACGGTGGAGCAGGCCCTCAAGCGTTTTCGCCGCCTGAATCCTCCGGAAGAGCTTTCGTACACCGCCTATGTCACCGATGCAGAGCGGCATCTCCTTGGATGGGTATCCCTTCGGGACCTTGTCCTTGCCGACCCTGAGAGCCGAATCGGGGACATCATGAATCGGGAAGTCATCTTCGTCTCCACCGATGACGACCAGGAAAAGGTAGCCCAAATTATTCAGAAGTACGACCTCCTTGCCGTTCCTGTCGTGGACCGGGAAAGGCGTCTGGTGGGTGCGGTCACGGTGGATGATGCCATTGACATTATCGAAGCGGAGGCAACGGAGGATATTCATCGACTCGCTGCCATCCGTACTACTGAAGATGAGTACCTCCATGCTCCCCTCTGGAGGAGAATCAAAAACCGCTTCATCTGGCTTGCGGTACTCCTCATCATGGGGACGCTCACCAGCTTCGTCATCCAGGGATTTTCCGAAGTCATCCAGGCCATTGTGGCGCTCTCCTTCTTCATTCCCATGCTCATCGACACGGGGGGAAACGTGGGGAGCCAGTCGACCACGGTTGTCGTGCGGGGTCTTGCCATTGGAGAGCTTGAGGGTCGGACGCTTTGGAAAATTGTTCTCTCTGAAACGCTTATCGGTGGTATTCTTGGGATTCTCCTTGGGATTATCGGCATCGCCCGGGTGGTTTTCCTTCGGGAATCCCCCCTCATCGGGCTCATCGTGGGGCTTTCGATTTTTGTCGTCGTCTTTGTCTCCAACCTCATTGGGGTGTTCCTTCCGGTACTCTTTAAGAAGATGCGCCTTGACCCAGCCATTGCCGCAACCCCTGTCATCACGACCATTGTGGACGTCATCGGGGTCATCATCTACTTCCGCATTGCCCAGACCTTTCTCCATCTCTGAGGTTGCTTGTTCACAAGTCCCTCCTTCTTGTTCTTCCCCAAACCTCCGACCTCAACCCCGTTGTTCTGCACCCCAGGGCTCGCAAGAGAAAGACAAGAAGGAGCATTTTATTTTCTCTCATTCCCTTGGCGCCCTTCCAGTCTACCTCCGGGTAGT
It contains:
- the mgtE gene encoding magnesium transporter, which encodes MDIEMVREDIAPLAERVVGLLEEGRYNEVKQEVNTLHPADIAELIGLLDPQKQVMLFRLLKKDLAIAVFEQLDFEHQENLLRHFTDEKVAEILNQMSPDDRMELFDELPAKVVKKLLNLLEPTQRDIAASMLGYPENSAGRIMNPRVVDLKEYYTVEQALKRFRRLNPPEELSYTAYVTDAERHLLGWVSLRDLVLADPESRIGDIMNREVIFVSTDDDQEKVAQIIQKYDLLAVPVVDRERRLVGAVTVDDAIDIIEAEATEDIHRLAAIRTTEDEYLHAPLWRRIKNRFIWLAVLLIMGTLTSFVIQGFSEVIQAIVALSFFIPMLIDTGGNVGSQSTTVVVRGLAIGELEGRTLWKIVLSETLIGGILGILLGIIGIARVVFLRESPLIGLIVGLSIFVVVFVSNLIGVFLPVLFKKMRLDPAIAATPVITTIVDVIGVIIYFRIAQTFLHL